A segment of the Bacteroidota bacterium genome:
GTAACGAGGGCTTCCAGTTTTTCCACCAATTCTTCACGGGTCAAGGCAGCCAAAGCTTCCGGAAGGAAAGTATGATCAACCTCGTCCTCTGAAACCTCAGTTTCTTCTTCCTCTTCATCATCATCGCTATCTTCATCTTCCAGTTCCGTCAGATCAATTCCACGTACATTCTCTTCATGATCGTCAGCATCAGCCGATTCATCTGCCTTAACTTCTTCCTCTTCCTTAACCTCAGTTACCGTCAATGCCACAACAGGCTCCTCCTTTTTCGTAGGCTCATCTTCGGGTTCATCAACAGATTCAGGCTTTTCTTCCACTTCTTCTGTTACCGCTTCTTTAATGGTTTCAGCTTCATGGTCTACCTCAACAACCGGCTCATCATTGACTACAGAATCGATAGGTATGTTTTCTTCAGCAGGTTGGACTTCCCCGGACGGGAGCTCGTCCGCTATATTCTCCGGAGAAGGATCAGGAATGATTTCTTTGTTTTCAGCCGCTTCTTCAGAATGGCTATTCGTTTGTTCATTGTTCTCAGTGTTCTCCGGCCTGATTTCAGGCTTTTGATCAAGGTGCTCTTTGTTATCCATCAGATTCAAGGATCAGTTTTGATATAAAGTGTCTAATGAAAGACTTATAAGTTAAACCGTTTATAACGGAGTGCAAAAATAGCAATATTTTAATATCCTAAAAACATTTTCCTCTAAACTGTACTGTTCGCTTATCCGTTGGAATCTTTCTTTGTTTTTCCTGTATTGCTTGGGTTTAATCAAAAGAAGACCTGTTAAACAGAATATAACCAAAATTCAGGAAAATGCTAAAGCGGTCATTTGCCCGGTCGTAATAATTCAGGCTGAGACTGAGTGGACCCAATGGGCTGTGCCAAACAAGAGCGGCTGTCCCCATCAGGGAACGGTCAGAAAAAGGTTTTCCAAATTCTACGGTTTGATCGGGCATCTGGATAATCTCCCTGTACGGCTGGAAAATGTATACTTCCAAACGGAAATTTACTTTTGAAACAATTTTTGTCACTGACTTTAATCCTACAGAAACAAAATTGTGCGAACGGTATTTGGGAAGGAATAATACCATGCTTTCAGGAATAGGCTCAAACGCGGGTGACAATAAGATGGTTGAAGTATAATTATGGAACCGGGGCTGATTGGAAATGAGCAATTCGCTATAGAACCCAAATCCGAAGCGTCCCAGACGTTTAAAATAATCATCCCAGATCATCCGGAATTGAAACCACTGATGATATTTGATATAAACAGATTTATCTATGGAGGTCGAACCGGGAATGTTCTTTTCACGCCCGTTAATATAGCGAAGAGATAACAAAAACCGTGCTCCCCTGTTTGCATACTGTTTGTGATTCAAAGAATTTAATTCCATGAGCAACCTGGGCGAGACAAAATCAAAATAAGTGATATCTGCTGTGTCAGTACGTGTAAAGTAATTGGTCTGGTAATATTCTTCCTTCATCCTCACCACCTCACCTCCGCCCAGAAGCTTCCCTGTATTTTTCACAGGGACACCACCATCCAACCAAAACAGACTTTCGTTTTCCCTCAGGTAAGACGGGGTCGGATCCTCATAAAAACGCACAGTGTTTTTGAAATAATCCCTGAAATTATATGTAAATCCCCCTTCCAGCATAAAAGGATTTTTCGAAGCAAAATCAATACGGGTCTTACCCTGTGCTGAGGTATAAAACCGTCCGAAATAAACGTTGGCTGATGTGGTATAAGCCTGGTAGCCTAAATGTTTAAACATAAGTTCAACATATGCTTCGTTTGCAACCGACGACCCAAGGCTGCCTCCAAAGCTGATGCGAAACTTGTCGGCAGGTTTCATCTCCAGATGAAGATTGTAAAATCCCGTGGCCGGCTGAAATATCATTTGGGGGAAAATATAACTTATCTTGTTGTCTGCCACTAATTTAAAATACTCAGCGGTTAATTCTTCGAGAGTAATAATTTCGGCTTTGTGCTTTAATTGCTGCGTTACGTATCGCGATTGTGCTTTGTTTAATCCGGAGATTATAATGGAATCAATAAGGTAAGCAGGCTTTTTTAGGTCAAACAGCTCCCTTCTGAAATCTTGTTCCCAGGATGTAGTTCTGGCTTCTATAAGATCTTCAAGCTCTTTTCTGTGACGCATCGTCATGATATATCCTGAATCTATAAACTCTTGCGTCCTGCTAAAATCAACGATATTCACCCTGCCAAGCTGATGTTCAAGGAGTATCCCGTTCTCCGGAATTACACTGTAATCCGTTTTGGCTACAAGCATATTCTGGATCTGTGATAAAATATCATCCTGTTCGGGAGCATCGTAATTACCGGCCGCCTTACTCCCAATGATCACATCCGGATGAAAATCTTCCATCATCACATCGGCAGGGAAATTATTATACATTCCTCCATCGAACAAGAGCATGCTATCCAGCTCTATGGGCTTAAAATAAAATGGAAACGTCATAGAGGCTCTGACCGCCCTTCCCAGCTGTCCCTCTGATAAAATAACAGCCCGGCTGTTTTCAATATCAGACGCAACACAACGGAATGGTATCATAAGGCTGTCAAAATCATACCTTGCAGCCGCGCTGGCACTGCAGAAAAACTGCATGAACTCAAAATCCATCTCACTGGGGGAAATGAGATTCGTAGGTAGCCTGGAAATCATCTTGTTCTTCCGGGCATCATAATCAAAACTGATACTCGCCCAGGAAGCATCCGGCCTGTCTTCCTTAAAATAATATATGTATTGCTTTTGTAATTCCCCGGTCGCCCATCTTGAGAAATCTTCCGATACCATGATGGCTTCAATTTCTGCCGGACTGTATCCACTGGCATAAAGCCCCCCTACAATGGCTCCCATGGAAGTCCCGGTTATATAATCAACGGGTATTCCGATTTCTTCCAACGCCTTGATTACCCCAACATGCACAACCCCTTTAGCCCCTCCTCCGCTTAATACCAATCCTACCTTCTGGCCATGCAGAAACATAACCAAAAACACCAGTATGAATAATATAGAGGCTCTGAAATAATAAGGCTTCATTGACATCAATCGGGTAGTCTTTACGAAACTACCCTAAAGATACAATATTGCGTGTAATTAAATAAAAAAGTCTTTAACAAAAGTTTGTTCAAAACAGTGCTTATAAAGTTCTAAACCTTATCCAAAGCCTGTTCAAGATCGTGAATAATATCCTCAATATCCTCTATCCCAATTGAAAGCCTTACCAATCCATCGGTAATTCCCGCCTTTTCTTTGGCTTCCCGGGTCAGCTTTGAATGAGTCATGGATGCAGGATGTTGAATAAGGGTCTCTATTCCTCCAAGTGAAACAGCCAGTAAAGCCAGTTTCACATTATTCATCATGGTCTTGCCGGCATCTAAGCCTCCTTTGACTTCAAAGCTTATCATAGCTCCCGGTCCATCCATTTGCCGCCTGGCAAGATCAAATTGCGGATGGCTCTTCAACCCGGGATACATAACCCACTCAACTTTTGGATGCGACTCCAGATATTCGGCAACCTTTATGGCATTTTGCTGGGCCCTGTCAATACGGATACCGAGTGTCTTCAACCCCCTCCGTACCATGTATGCCTGATGCGGATCCATGTTGCATCCCATGTTGGCCATTACAGACCTGAGCAACCGGTAGTCTTTTTCAGATTTCGCAACCAACATCCCTGCTACAATGTCTGCATGGCCATTAATAAACTTAGTCATAGAATGTAATACGATATCTGCACCTAATTCCAAAGGCCTTTGAAGATATGGACTGCAAAAGGTATTATCAACGCAAAAGGTAATATTTCGCTCATGTGCAATTTTTGCCAATGCTTCAAGATCGGATATACCAATGGTTGGATTGGCAGGGGTTTCTGTGTAAATCAATTTGGTATCCGGACGAATGGCATCCAATACATTCTGTATATTGGTAGTGTCTACATAGGAATATTCCACTCCAAATCTGGAAAACAGAGTTTCCATTACCCCTCTGGCAGGCCCATAAACCGCATTATGGCTAACCATATGCGCTCCCGCACCCAGGTATGCCATGTAAACACTGGTAATTGCCCCCATCCCGGAAGATGTCGCTATTCCTCCAAATCCACCTTCCAGATCGGCTACCGCCCTCTCCAATTCCTCTATGGTGGGATTACCAATACGTGTGTATATATAACCGTCGTCCTCTCCCGTAAAACAGGCCGCACCATGATCAGCATTTTTAAACTTAAATGTCGATGTCTGGTAAATTGGCATGGTGGCACTTCCCAGAGAATCCTCAAAACCTCCGGCATGAATCAGTTTTGAGTTAAATCCTGCATTCTTGTTTTCCATGTTATTGCATTTTGAAATTGATGATAATATCTTGTCTCTTCACTAAAGATTTCATGAAGAAAACTTAATGATCGCAAAGATTCTGCCCAGCTATCAGATTGCCATTTAATAATTCCTTTGCCAGAATATCTGCATCCTTTCTTTCTGCTCCAGTGTATACGTTTATCCCATGTTCATTGAAAATATTAATAGCCCTCTGTCCTATCCCTCCTGTTATTACATCAGTAACACCTTGTTCAGCCAACCAACTGGGGATAATACCGGGTGCATGTGGTGGCGGTACTAAAGAACCTTCATCATTAACATCCTGTCCCTCTGCATCATAAATCCTGAAAACAGGTGCATGACCAAAATGAGCGCTTAAAATATTGTTTTCCACAGGAATTGCAATTCTTCTTTTCATGGTCTGGATTTTTTTGTCAATAATCTATTGTAAAAATGCCCGGCAAATATAATGAACATATGCTCAAAATAAAAGCGGAAATAAAAAAAACCGGTCTGATCGACCGGAAATTTTTAAAAAGGCCAGAAATTATTGTCATTCCAGATCTTTTCCTTCAGGTCTTCATTCAACCTGTGCAATAGATGATGATGCCCCTTTTCCCAATCAGCCAGCATCTGATATAACTCCTTTTCGTTCGGGTCTGTTGCTTCAGTTGCCCGTTTCGAATATACCTCAATGGCGCGGTTCTCAAAATCAATGGCAGCCGAAATTGCAGCTGCTTCAAAACTGGCAGCCGAAATCTCATTTCTGATCTTCTCCGTCAGAATATCTGTTATGTCATGATCATCGACTACATTACCCGGGTCATTCTTCATGAACGCCTTGTTCTTTTCGTAGTGGGCAAATTGCTTCGAGAGAAACTCCACATGAGCATCCTCTTCTTCCGACATCATCTGAAATATTTGCCTGACATTCTCATTGGCAGTTTGCTGCGCAACAGTTGAATAAAAGGCTTTCCCTCTTCTTTCCAACAAAATCGCAGTCTTCAGGATATCTATCGCGGTTTTCTTTTCCATGTTTTTTTCTGCAAAAATACCGTATTTTGCTTACGTTTCCTATTCAGGAATGACAGCAATGGTTTTTTTCTAACTTTGCATATACAGGATCTTTCGTTATGAGTGAAATTACAAGGTTTCTGGAAAACCTCTTCAAAAAATGGTCGGGAATAACTCCGGTTTATTCTGAAAAACTGAGTCCATCGGGTTCTAACCGGAAATACTTCAGGATTGCCGCAGAAAGTATCAGTGTTATTGGCACCTTCAACGAAAACGTAGAAGAAAACCAGGCTTTCTTTTATCTTACCGGCCATTTTAGAAAACAACAGCTTCCGGTTCCTGAAATTTATGTCATCGACGATTCGGGTAAATTTTACTTACAGGAAGACCTTGGTGATACTACGCTTTTTGAGTTGATCAGCAAGTCGATGAACGATGGAAGTCTGAATGATAAGGTCGTTAAGCTGATAAACCAATCTATAGAAACATTGCCTTCCTTCCAGATTATGGCTTCAAAAGGACTCAATTTCTCGCATTGCTACCCTGTAAAGGCTTTCGATAAGCAATCAATTTCATGGGATCTTAATTATTTCAAATATTTCTTTGCAAGGCTCCTCGACATCCCTTTTAATGAAAAAAGGCTGGATAATGATTTTCATTCCCTGATACGCTTCCTCACGGAAAAACCTTTCAAATATTTCATGTACAGAGACTTCCAGTCGAGGAATATTATGATAGTAAACGATAAACCTTATTTTATCGATTATCAGGGTGGAAGAAAAGGCCCTATTCAATATGACGTCGTTTCGTTTCTTTTTCAGATTAAAGCCGGATTTTCAGAAGCAGATCAGGATAAATTTCTGAAAAGATACCTTAATAGCATCTCACAATTTGAAGCAATCAGCAAAGCTGAATTCCTTAAATATTTGCCCGCATTCATTCTTCTGCGATATATGCAGGTATTGGGTGCTTATGGATACCGGGGAATCATAGAAAGAAAAAGTCATTTCCTGGAAAGCCTGCCGCTAGCCATCAACAAATTCAGATCCGGAATTCACAAGCTTAATATTCCCGTCCACCTTCCTGAAATTATAAATATTTTTGAACATTTGCCCATAACCTCACAGAAAAAACCTGACGAACTAACCGTTATTGTTAATAGTTTTTCTTACAAACAAGGAGTACCTCTTGATGATAGCGGACATGGCGGTGGTTTTGTTTTCGATTGCAGAAGCCTGCCCAACCCTGGCAGAGAAGAGCACCTGAGCCGTTTTACAGGCAAAGACCAACCCATTATCACTTACCTCGCGGAAAAAAGAGAAACCTCTGTGTTTCTTTCCCATGTTTTCTGTCTTCTTGATAAAGCCATTGAAAACTACCTTTCCAGGGGCTTTACAAACCTGCAGGTGAACTTTGGCTGTACGGGAGGAAAACACCGCTCTGTTTATTGTGCAGAAAAAACCGCCTGGCATATCAAACAA
Coding sequences within it:
- a CDS encoding patatin-like phospholipase family protein; its protein translation is MFLHGQKVGLVLSGGGAKGVVHVGVIKALEEIGIPVDYITGTSMGAIVGGLYASGYSPAEIEAIMVSEDFSRWATGELQKQYIYYFKEDRPDASWASISFDYDARKNKMISRLPTNLISPSEMDFEFMQFFCSASAAARYDFDSLMIPFRCVASDIENSRAVILSEGQLGRAVRASMTFPFYFKPIELDSMLLFDGGMYNNFPADVMMEDFHPDVIIGSKAAGNYDAPEQDDILSQIQNMLVAKTDYSVIPENGILLEHQLGRVNIVDFSRTQEFIDSGYIMTMRHRKELEDLIEARTTSWEQDFRRELFDLKKPAYLIDSIIISGLNKAQSRYVTQQLKHKAEIITLEELTAEYFKLVADNKISYIFPQMIFQPATGFYNLHLEMKPADKFRISFGGSLGSSVANEAYVELMFKHLGYQAYTTSANVYFGRFYTSAQGKTRIDFASKNPFMLEGGFTYNFRDYFKNTVRFYEDPTPSYLRENESLFWLDGGVPVKNTGKLLGGGEVVRMKEEYYQTNYFTRTDTADITYFDFVSPRLLMELNSLNHKQYANRGARFLLSLRYINGREKNIPGSTSIDKSVYIKYHQWFQFRMIWDDYFKRLGRFGFGFYSELLISNQPRFHNYTSTILLSPAFEPIPESMVLFLPKYRSHNFVSVGLKSVTKIVSKVNFRLEVYIFQPYREIIQMPDQTVEFGKPFSDRSLMGTAALVWHSPLGPLSLSLNYYDRANDRFSIFLNFGYILFNRSSFD
- a CDS encoding aminotransferase class I/II-fold pyridoxal phosphate-dependent enzyme; translation: MENKNAGFNSKLIHAGGFEDSLGSATMPIYQTSTFKFKNADHGAACFTGEDDGYIYTRIGNPTIEELERAVADLEGGFGGIATSSGMGAITSVYMAYLGAGAHMVSHNAVYGPARGVMETLFSRFGVEYSYVDTTNIQNVLDAIRPDTKLIYTETPANPTIGISDLEALAKIAHERNITFCVDNTFCSPYLQRPLELGADIVLHSMTKFINGHADIVAGMLVAKSEKDYRLLRSVMANMGCNMDPHQAYMVRRGLKTLGIRIDRAQQNAIKVAEYLESHPKVEWVMYPGLKSHPQFDLARRQMDGPGAMISFEVKGGLDAGKTMMNNVKLALLAVSLGGIETLIQHPASMTHSKLTREAKEKAGITDGLVRLSIGIEDIEDIIHDLEQALDKV
- a CDS encoding ferritin family protein, which translates into the protein MEKKTAIDILKTAILLERRGKAFYSTVAQQTANENVRQIFQMMSEEEDAHVEFLSKQFAHYEKNKAFMKNDPGNVVDDHDITDILTEKIRNEISAASFEAAAISAAIDFENRAIEVYSKRATEATDPNEKELYQMLADWEKGHHHLLHRLNEDLKEKIWNDNNFWPF
- a CDS encoding NifB/NifX family molybdenum-iron cluster-binding protein encodes the protein MKRRIAIPVENNILSAHFGHAPVFRIYDAEGQDVNDEGSLVPPPHAPGIIPSWLAEQGVTDVITGGIGQRAINIFNEHGINVYTGAERKDADILAKELLNGNLIAGQNLCDH
- a CDS encoding phosphotransferase, with translation MSEITRFLENLFKKWSGITPVYSEKLSPSGSNRKYFRIAAESISVIGTFNENVEENQAFFYLTGHFRKQQLPVPEIYVIDDSGKFYLQEDLGDTTLFELISKSMNDGSLNDKVVKLINQSIETLPSFQIMASKGLNFSHCYPVKAFDKQSISWDLNYFKYFFARLLDIPFNEKRLDNDFHSLIRFLTEKPFKYFMYRDFQSRNIMIVNDKPYFIDYQGGRKGPIQYDVVSFLFQIKAGFSEADQDKFLKRYLNSISQFEAISKAEFLKYLPAFILLRYMQVLGAYGYRGIIERKSHFLESLPLAINKFRSGIHKLNIPVHLPEIINIFEHLPITSQKKPDELTVIVNSFSYKQGVPLDDSGHGGGFVFDCRSLPNPGREEHLSRFTGKDQPIITYLAEKRETSVFLSHVFCLLDKAIENYLSRGFTNLQVNFGCTGGKHRSVYCAEKTAWHIKQKFSVIVKLNHREIES